The nucleotide sequence cgcagagcttggctgtagacaatggatcgtgtggtgtggtctagatgaaagctggaggcatgtaggtaggaatagcggtcagtaggtttccgggatagggtggtgtttatgtgaccatcgtttattagcactgtagtgtccaggaagtggatctcttgtgtggactggaccaggccgaggttgatgttgggatggaaattgttgaaatcatggtggaattcctcaagggcttctcttccatgggtccagatgatgaagatgtcatcaatatagcacaagtagagtaggggcgttaggggacgagagctgaggaagtgttgttctaagtcagccataaaaatgttggcataatgtggggccatgcgggtacccgtagcagtgccgctgatttgatggtatacattgtccccaaatgtaaaatagttatgggtaaggacaaagtcacaaagttcagccaccaggttagccgtgacattatcggggatagtgttcttgacggcttgtagtccatctttgtgtggaatgttggcgtagagggcttctacatccatagtggccaggatggtgttatcaggaagatcaccgatggattgtagtttcctcaggaagtcagtggtgtctcgaaggtagctgggagtgctggtagcgtagggcctgaggagggagtctacatagccagacaatcctgctgtcagggtgccaatgcctgagatgatggggtgcccaggattgccaggtttatggatcttgggtagtagatagactatcccaggtcggggttccagggatgtgtctgtgcggatttgatcttgtgctttttcagggagtttcttgagcaaatgctgtagtttcttttggtaactctcagtgggatcagagggtaatggcttctagaaagtggtgctggagagctgccgagcagcctcttgttcatattccgacctattcatgagacaacagcacctcctttgtcagcctttttgattatgatgtcagagttgtttctgaggctgtggatggcattgtgttctgcacggctcaggttgtggggcaagtgatgctgcttttccacaatttcagcccgtgaacgtcggcggaagcactctatgtagaagtccagtctgctgtctcgaccttcaggaggagtccacctagaatccttctttttgtagtcttggcaggaaggtctctgtggattagtatgttgttcagaggtgtgttggaaatattcctggagtcggagatgtcgaaaataggattctaggtcaccacagaactgtatcatgttcgtggggtggaggggcagaaggagaggccccgagataggacagctgcttctgctgggctaagagtatattggataggttaacaatattgctgggtgggttgagggaaccattgctgtggccccttgtggcatgtagtagtttagaaagtttagtgtcctttttcttttgtagagaagcaaagtgtgtgttgtaaatggcttgtctagttttagtaaagtccagccacgaggaagtttgtgtggaaggttggttttttatgagagtatccatttttgagagccttaattgattagtctccttacagctggtatggcaacacccattttttcatgttctctgtgtatagatatcttcctactgtattttccactgcatgcatctgatgaagtgggttttagcccacgaaaccttatgcccaaataaactggttaatctctagggtgccacaagtactcctcatttttgtgtgtgctaatttccccatactaatttccccctactgttactcacaccttcttgtcaactgtttgaaatgggccaccctcattaccactacaaaagtgatttttcctgccttggtattctactgttaattgtattgtctcgttagcacttaccccccacttggtaaggtaactcccatcttttcatgtatttatacctgctcctgtattttccactccatacatctgatgaagtgggttttagctcacaaaagcttatgcccaaataaatgttagtctttaaggtgccacaaggactcttcattgtttttgctcatacagactaacacggctacctctctgacTCCTTGTGCAGTATCATTGAAAATATTGCCTTGTAAATTAAACTAAGTAGACAGTATACAGTCTAGGTGGAGAAGTCACAAAAGCCAATAGTCCTGCAGAATTTTTCGTCTTTGCTGGCTGTTCCCTTTTCATTTAAATGCCTGTTTTCTCCTGGGGACACTAAGTAGGTTTCACTTTCCATGACTCTTAGGAAATGATCAGCCCGCACATGGGATGTGTGCAGGGAGCTGTCTGGGTGATCTCAAAAGAGAAACTAGCCCATGGGGATTTCTTAAAGTTAAAGCCCCCCCAAATATTTCAGGGGTGGGACAGAGAAAGCAGAGTCAAATTATCTCAATTCCAGTCCCTTAATCCCAAATGTGACTTGACTCATCTTTGGGGCTTTTAAATATTAACAGAAATACTGCACTTTTTTCCTATTAGTATGTCCTTCACACTTGCACAGAATTTGTAGTGAAAACTTTGGTCCATGTTTCCGAGCAAGATTCCTAAGAGATATGAGAAAACAGGGCACCCTTAATGGAGGGCAGGAGCTGAGATAATTTgactcccttctccccactcctcaccccacaCAATGTTTATTTGTGGCTTTCACTTCAAGAATTTCCCCGGTGTTATTTTGGCCTCGGAGAGCATAAAGGCAGCTCAGCTCCCTGCACACATAGAGGCGAGCACTGATCACTTCCTAAGACTCACTGAAAGTGAAACCGAGTTTGTTGCCTTATGAGAAATCAGGAATTTCAATTAAAAGGGAACAGTTGGCAAAGCAAAACAATGGTCACCTGTTGGGACTTTCCCGCACAGATTGAATAATCTCTGGTTATTTTAGCTGTCATGGCAATAATCAAGACCAATCAGCATCAAGGAGGGAAAAGGCTGAGAGTATAAATGTACACTGGGACACACTTTGTCTCAGGCATTCCTCAACCTCTCCCAGACATCCAAGAATAATACAGAAGAACCTTCGCTCTCATCACCATGAAGGGAACGTGGGCTGTTGTCCTTTGTTCAGTGCTCCTGCTTGCGGCTGAAATTCAAGGTAAGAGGCAGCAATATCAAAAAAGACGTGTAATACAGTGAGAAAGCCAGAGGTGTGATTAACTGGAGAGCTGTGCAGAATAAATGCTTGGAACTTCCTTTTGTGGCAAAAAAGTGATCTCAGTTCAGGGTTTGTGTTCGACTGCCACTCACAAACATCTGTCCGCTCTGCTCGTGTCTAGAAGGTGTGTGTTGTCCACACAGGACTCGGACTGATCTGCTTGTATTTAGCAGGGAAATGAATATGACAGTTTTTGGCAGGCTTGGATTTCTGCCCAGACTGTCCCCTAGTTTGTAAGGGTGTGAAATCAGCCTCAGTCCATcatatttttgtcttgttttactCACCAGAGGAAGAcagtttgggcctgatccaaagcacattcaAGTCAGAGGGAActttcccactgatatcaatgggtgttggatcagaccctttgtGAGCAACAATGATTTTAGGTCCAACTGCTCCCTCTGTTCATTCACTCCCATCACTTTTACACCAGGGGTGACTCCTGTTTTCCATTGACtcgtgtgagagcagaatcaggctctctgaCTTCAAAACTAACGAGATGAAGGCAAAAGAGTGTAGCGCTTTTTGTGACATTGACCTAATGTAAATATGCACATGGTAACATTGCAGGACAAATGACTCTGCAGCCCTGAGGATGAAATGGAGTGTTTTCAACCTCTCCTCTTCCAACTTAAACATATTTTACTGCAGGCATCTCAGGTATCTAATATCATTCTAATCCCTCTCTCTCATTGCCCATTTCTTTTAGGTCAGCTGGCCTATGGACATGGACGTTGCAGCTGCACAGAGAAAGGTTCTGATTCCGTTCAGCGAAAAGCCTTAGGAAAAATAGAAGTGTTTCCCAAGAGCTCTTCCTGTGACCATGTTGAGATCATGTGAGTAATAACTGCTCAGATATCGCCACTCAGAGGGGCTGCTTGTTGCAATGGCAGGAAATATGGGGATTTTTCCCCCTTTAACGTAACCCCAGGTTCTGATGTCCATTTCCGTATTCCAAGCAAAGCGAAGTGCAAGGAGGCTAGAGACTAAGGCCCAGGTCATCAAGTGATATAATCAACACAGcttcacagacttcagtggaaatacacCAACCAAGGACTAGCCTGGAGGGTGGGATTCTCCAGGGCTCTGTGCCTTGTTTAGTCAATGACCCCAGATCTGAACAGGAGCATTTTACACTCTCTTGGGACAGGGTAAATGACTACACAGCTTGTAGGGAATCAGGCCCTGAGGCTAGATGAGAACCTAGATCCCGCTTCCTAGGTGCACATAAATACGTCCGGTAGATCATTCTAATGCTTTAGCTGATTTGAGGTCTTTCGATTTTATATTCACTCCCAGCTCATGGCGACAATGTAGCATATCACTCAGCTCACCAAGGGCCAGACTGCTGCTGTTCAGACCCTGATCCTAGATAACAAAGACAATGGTGACCTTTCCATTATATGGaaataaattctgttttctttgttcattTCAGTGCTACAATGAAGCCCACTGGAGAGCAAAGATGCTTGAACCCTAATTCCAAATGGGTACAGAAGATGGTGACAACCCTCATCAGGAAAAGGTAGGTTTCCCATCCGTCTGCAAGGAAAAACTCTCATGTGCTTAAGAGCTCACTTTATTCTTATACATCAGTGAGATCCAACTTTGGGCTCAATCGATGGTCACTGCAGTCTCACAGCCTCAGAATCCTGCATTGCAACCCCAGAAAAATGGCATATTTCTTGGGACACAGTATAAGGTATCTGGCGTATACAGAACCCCCCATTGCAGCAATACCCCCTGCTTCATGCAGAAGAGCAGGTCAAATGCACTGCATTGTTTCAAAGGGAACAACAACTTCATTTAAACAGCCTGTGTGTCTCAGGCTCAGTACTAAACTCACTTGTGCTGAATTTTGGGGATCTTTACCCATGTGTGGgcttcaaaagctgggaagaatGGCCACCCTTGATGCCTATTGAGAAATCACATAATCCTTTAGGACCAGACTGTGCCACATTTACCCTCGCTGAGTAACACCTCACTCCACAAGTCATCCGATAGAAAGCAAAGGGACTATTCACAGAGTAAGGTGCCAATCAGCTTAACcctggcagaatctggtcctttaaATGTAACCTACTGTTCTACCAAGTACTTGATGGCCCTGGTTCTGATGTGACTTAAACTGGTGTAATCAGAAGTAAGTCCAATGGAGTGGCACAGCATAAAGCTAgtgtgagaggaaaatcaagcCCTTCTGTATGTGAAATCCAGAAAGAAAAATTCTAAAGGATAAAGTTCCCACTGTGTTTTATTTTGACAGGTCTTCACAAAGCACTCACCGGTAAAGGGGAAGAGCTAAAGATCACTTCAACAGAGAGGTGAGATTTTAGGATTTCAGCGCTACAGGCTCCCTCTCCAGTGAGCAATGAACTTGAGTCTGCTTCCTTCACCTGGCTCTTcgacttttaaaatacaaatgctGCAGTGAGGCAAGTTGTTCCCAACATACAGTCGTTGCATCCATTAAGGTAACATCTGGGCAGTGACATCATCTCAACACTGTGATGAAACATCAGCATGTCACGGCAGGACGTGCAGTGAGGCATATGTAACCTCAGTAATCCTACTGGCAAACCAATGACAGTAAATGCCCAGTTTGTCTGTGGGCTCTCCTGGTGGCTATAAGTGGTAATAGATTGCTTCTGCTTATCTAATTAGCAAAGGTTTCTTTGAGCCACATGGTTGggttattatattattataatcATAACTTGGAGATACAAATATTCTCAGGTAACACATACTAAGAATTCCAGTTTATTTTTTCTAGCAGATTTGAAATTAACTTAATTCTTAGATATATATGTTCCATGTTCATTTATATAATATAACACATGCTTGTTGTTCTAGGATATGTGTAACATTTGTCTGTaggctttataaataaaattgaagaaGGCTTATAATCTAAAGCCTATCACACTGTGTTATTAACTGATGTATAAACGTTTATTACATAGATTAAATGGATCTGATCATGATGAAATGTAATTTAACAAATGAATGTAATATAGTATTCACAAATACTTGTGCTAGACTTCTCCTTTTAAAGATAAAccaattaaagtgaataaaagaCACCGAAAGTTGTAACAGTTGCCTTGGAGTTTGTACTATGTAATCATTCATGAGCTGAAATTTCATTCATAGTGCTAGATATATTTACAGTTGAGTAACTCCATCTGAGAATTAATGCTAATATCCTACCATATTAATTTGAGAAAAATACACGTATAGAAAGCTCTATGCTTGCGTCCATTCATTCACACTACAGTGAAGCAATATCCAACCAACAGAACTTTCTCAAGTCCTCCTCCTACAGCTCTAACACCAGAACTGCACCCCATCCCCTCATCTCCTTACCTTTCCCTGTCACCCCAAAGAAAACCCTGGAAGAATAGATAAGCAGTGTGGCTTCACCTGAAAGTCAACTAGGGTGaacagatgtccctattttatagggacaatcccgatatttggggctttttttctCTAGGCATctattgccccccaccctctgtaccaatttttcacacttgctgtctggtcaccctaaggtcAACACATTTGGTCCTTGGCAAAGCGCGGTGGGAAAGCTAGTGCCACACTGGAGGGCACCTCCCTGAAGAGGctctgggcctgattcccatTTACACTGCGGCTCTTTGCCTTGGTGTGGCAGCGCGAAGGGGCTGAGATGTGCGTCCCTGTTCTGTGACACAAAGGAGCTGGTCCCAGAAGAGCAGCacaagggcccagatcctccagagtatttaggtacctaattcctaCTGATTTCAGCAGGAACTAGGCGTCCAACACCTTTGGGGAACTGGGCCTGCCGGTCCCAGCTGgaatgccccctctgctggcCAGGGCAGCTCTTTCCCTTTTATAGAACTAATTCCTGTTAAGCGGGAAGACTTTAATGAAGCATTCTGCACCTATCCCTgtgcctgccccaaggagccCCATCTCTAGTGCTGGCCTTGCTGCCCAGCACCCTCAGCAGCACACATAATACTTCCCAGAGCTTTGGAAGGGCAGgggcgcatgcctgcagggcagcagagatcacaACACGGAGCAGAGCAAacagggcaggcattgtgggataccacAATGTGGGGAGTTTCCCACATTGTGGGAAAGCCAGTTCTGTCGACAAAAGaatcagcagtgtctacactggctcgtTGtcaacaataaagggagggggaaagacagaAGTCTCTCGTAGGGGTGGAAATTTTTTCTTGCCAAATCTGGGCATTTTTCCCGACAAAAAAGTCTCATTGTAGTAGGTACGCTCTTGCTGTTTGgtcgccaaaaggcagtttttggtgacaaaatttggtagtgtagacaaggcctaaactGACAAACTAAATtggaaaaaggcactcttattctgggaTTAGTGTGTCTAcacactttgcaaattaattccaaatggacatgtaacccttctgccaggccaagttgatagcagcaagggccgggttcagtacacaggggttccctctcatcaaagcaaatgcaaaactggctcgagcccccacccagtgacctgggaaaatcttacacaccccctgggcgcctcaaagaggcaatacttcccctctcgcaagcacagagtctcggtgtagtagagaatctttaataacatgaggtaaacgacatcagcattaaattggggaaacaccacaactagtgttcattaaccaaaccatgagcaaagacccaccccagaaaattgggccacatcctttccctcgggttcttgagtcccagaacccaaacgtctcttgagtccagcaatcctcaaatcacccaaaatccaaaaagtccagccccagagttcaaaagttcatctgcagagtgttactccccagtctggctaaaatgtgcctgtgtgtgggggaaagagataaggggtaccttacgtgtcctgaagctgactgccccacagggctctgctctgctacgctacgctgtctcacgaacggctctgctccaccacgaccggctccgctctgcacagctcgccgtctcacgaacagctctgctcagctcgccgtctcacgaacacaccgctgtctcacgaccggctccgctctgctcagctcgctgtctcacgaacagccccgctctgctcagctcgccgtctcacgctgctgtctcacgaacagcaccactgcactctagatcttctggctccccactacttgacacagtgctcttagtgatttcagctctcagtgatttcagctcatagtagtgggggccttagtgctggtgcaccataaggccaaagtgaatacagcacagtacctgcagcaagactcttaacagacccaaaattagctctgacattccacagtggagagagacagaggtgcaattggtgcttcaggccctcacaaaggggcccacaccaccaggtactaatacctgtctcaagtctctctcaattcacagagttttggaacccatgtcccttgcctagcgagtgctactcagttgatggtgagtccctccatcataacaaaaggccaagtacagttccaagcacagttcccataatcagggtaataacaatttactcttcccgccccaataacaaagacactggggatcccacaacagccaaagtgaccatttgggcagttatggcctcattctaggcggggtgggtgtgcctatgcaaattgagatcagcccctgaagttcttttccactacttgccacacctcaccaccagatgtcagggtggagcccatcctgactctgcttacagggtggagcccatcctgactctgcttacagacacaaatcagacgtcaagaattataacattcaaaaaccagtcggagaacacttcaacctccctggtcactcaatgtcagacctaaaagtcgcaattctccaacaacaaaacttcaaaaacagactccaacgagaaactgcagaattagaattaatttgcaaactggaagccattaaattaggcttaaataaagactgggagtggataggtcattacacaaagtaaaaactatttccccatgctaattttcccccactgttactcacaccttcttgtcaactgtttgaaatgggccatcctgattatcactacgaaaggtttttttctcctcctgataatagctcaccttaaatgcaaaaagaataggagtacttgtggcaccttagagactaaccaatttagttgagcataagctttcgtgagctaaagctcacttcattggatgcatactgtggaaaatacagaagatgtttttatacccacaaaccatgaaaaaatgggtgtttatcactacaaaaggttttctttccccccaccccactctcctgctggtaatagcttatctaaagtgatcactctccttacaatgtgtatgataatcaaggtgggccatttccagcacaaatccagggtttgacaagaacatctgaggaacgggggtgggggtgggggtaggaaaaaacaaggggaaataggttaccttgcataatgacttagccactcccagtctctattcaagcctaagttaattgtatccaatttgcaaatgaattccaattcagcagtctctcgctggagtctggttttgaagtttttctgttgtaatatcgcaactttcatgtctctaatcgcgtgaccagagagattgaactgttctccaactggtttatgaatgttataattcttgacatctgatttgtgtccatttattcttttacggagagactgtccagtttgaccaatgtacatggcagaggggcattgctggcacatgatggcatatatcacattggtggatgtgcaggtgaacgagcctctgatagtgtggctgatgttattaggccttgtgatggtgtcccctgaatagatatgtgggcacagttggcaacgggctttgttgcaaggataggttcctgggttagtggttctgttgtgtggtatgtgcttgctggtgagtattcgcttcaggttgcggggctgtctgtaggcaaggactggcctgtctcccaagatttgtgagagtgttgggtcatcattcaggataggttgtagatccttgataatgcgttggaggggttttagttgggagctgaaggtgacggctagtggcgttctgttattttctttgttaggcctctCCTGTAGTgagtgacttctgggaactcttctggctctatcaatctgtttcttcacttccgcaagtgggtattgtagttgtaagaatgcttgatagagctcttgtaggtgtttgtctctgtctgaggggttggagcaaatgcggttgtatcgcagagcttggctgtagacaatggatcgtgtggtgtggtctagatgaaagctggaggcatgtaggtaggaatagcggtcagtaggtttccgggatagggtggtgtttatgtgaccatcgtttattagcactgtagtgtccaggaagtggatctcttgtgtggactggaccaggccgaggttgatgttgggatggaaattgttgaaatcatggtggaattcctcaagggcttcttttccatgggtccagatgatgaagatgtcatcaatatagcacaagtagagtaggggcgttaagggacgagagctgaggaagcgttgttctaagtcagccataaaaatgttggcataatgtggggccatgcgggtacccgtagcagtgccgctgatttgatggtatacattgtccccaaatgtaaaatagttatgggtaaggacaaagtcacaaagttcagccaccaggttagccgtgacattatcggggatagtgttcttgacggcttgtagtccatctttgtgtggaatgttggtgtagagggcttctacatccatagtggccaggatggtgttatcaggaagatcaccgatggattgtagtttcctcaggaagtcagtggtgtctcgaaggtagctgggagtgctggtagcgtagggcctgaggagggagtctacatagccagacaatcctgctgtcagggtgccaatgcctgagatgatggggtgcccaggattgccaggtttatggatcttgggtagtagatagaatatcccaggtcggggttccagggatgtgtctgtgcggatttgatcttgtgctttttcagggagtttcttgagcaaatgctgtagtttcttttggtaactctcagtgggatcagagggtaatggcttctagaaagtggtgttggagagctgccgagcagcctcttgttcatattccgacctattcatgagacaacagcacctcctttgtcagcctttttgattatgatatcagagttgtttctgaggctgtggatggcattgtgttctgcacggctcaggttgtggggcaagtgatgctgcttttccacaatttcagcccgtgaacgtcggcggaagcactcgatgtagaagtccagtctgctgtctcgaccttcaggaggagtccacctagaatccttctttttgtagtcttggcaggaaggtctctgtggattagtatgttgttcagaggtgtgttggaaatattcctcgagtc is from Chelonia mydas isolate rCheMyd1 chromosome 4, rCheMyd1.pri.v2, whole genome shotgun sequence and encodes:
- the LOC119566068 gene encoding C-X-C motif chemokine 10; translated protein: MKGTWAVVLCSVLLLAAEIQGQLAYGHGRCSCTEKGSDSVQRKALGKIEVFPKSSSCDHVEIIATMKPTGEQRCLNPNSKWVQKMVTTLIRKRSSQSTHR